TGGAAAATTGAAACTTACGCACTTGTACTATATTGATTAGAAAGGTTTTGTGAGTAATAGTATTGGTAGGCATGTATCTTAAGCACCTCctgcttttgaattttttaaatcgtacGAGAAATCTCATTGCAACAAGATTCAAGGCTTagggcatcaactcttcttcgtgcGGGTCACACTCCAACATAGGTGGTCAAGTTTACAGGATTGGCTAGTAAGACCAATTACTATATTAAGAAGAGGCTAGAACACAACAAGACCATAGAAAGGAAGGAGGGATCCATCAGTAATACGGATGTCCTCAAGGACGCCCTTGATCTGGTTCCCGGAGGGTTGCAGGCTCACAGCAGCCATGTACATCGATGCTTTTAAGTCCAACCTTCTCCCCtggatccaaaaaaaatttcccaaaggCAACGTCGTCCTTCAGCTAGATGGGGCCCCCGCTCCCACTTTGAAAATTACTCAGATCTTCTTAGCAAACAGCTTTACTTTCTGGGACAAGATAATGTGACCACTTTACAGTCCGGATGTCAATCCCCTCTACTTTTCTTTCCGATCGTACATCGAGAGGAGGTCCTGTAGCATCCGTCAGCCGAACGTTGAAGCCATGGACCCGAACTtcatttgcaatatttgcaactCTCTTGGGAACAGGCTTCTCGCCATCTGTAAGGCCAATGGCGTccgaatagaataaatcaatttcccATTGGCATTGTATCagtaaaagataaataaagatttgtataattaaggaattatatgatattttcttttttcctttcaaatgtatttgtttCAAGTTTCAATCCTGTATATAGGGAGTGGTATAGATGTATAAAAATGACTTGAGTCCGGACATGAATACCACAGCTTGGATAAATATAGGATAtgcctttttttgttatttctaaggATGTTCACCAAGAGTTTATGGCGTGTCTATTTGGAAAAACAAACAGaatactgcaaaaaaaaaaaaaaaaaaaaaaaagaagagtctTAGATTGATTGTACTTGTTTATTTCAGTCACTGCATGACaaagagttatttttattggaaaggCTTTTGGTTATGACGTCATGGAGAGCCTTCAAATGTTCTTTCTCTCtactattatacatatatttgtatttttgtaggcgtacaattaattttaaaggaagTGTAGTTTCAAAATGTGTATAACATCCTCCCTCGTCTTAGTTGCTTCTTGAGGCCGTTAGAATGGAGTCAAAGGGAGCTCAGAAATCCGAAAAGGAAGAGGTTTGAggctatttatttaaatatcaaggatttaaaaaatatttatatgttattttttcctcGGATACAGAGCTCTTTAGAGCAGGTTGAGAATGGTCTAACCGCAATACATTTAGCACTAAACAGCCTTCCTATAACGAAATTAGAGTCTGGAGGTGGATGTCTAAGTCGAAGAAGCTCCAATAATTCAAGTATATCCTCACCTGGTCGTCGAAACTCTGGAGAAATCAATCTCCTTGAGCCTCTTCTATTTACTACTGAGATTCATCACGAGTCTGATGAGGATTTTTGTGACTATTATCGGAAAATATTTGATCGCATTGCCTATGAAGAACTGGCATATTCGGATGATGGAACTCCACGACGTCGAAATTCCCTTATTCCATTCCTGGATGATGCTATATGGAGCTGTGTAagtgttttttaaaagtatcataAAGTACGGTGACCCATTAgtcctctttttaaaaaaaatataaattcatgaaatgtccAGTTGATTTTTAAGAACAACTGGTGCATGTTTAAAATCGACATAAAGTGAAAATAAGCTTTTCAATTAACTAAAGgagaacattttttaaaatttttatataaaagacacGCAAATCCAAAATGAAaggttaaataaatgtttttttttttagaagaacggagtaattactacaatgacataaAATTCCAATTCAAAAGGTTATTTGTcatatattcatgaaaaaaaaacacaataggTATATTAATgactcagaactttttacttcagcTAATATTATGTCTGATTATTCCAAGTCACTAACATTCCATGCACTATCTTAAAGAAAGATTCTTATAACTAATATTCTACATATTTCTTGAGCTAGGATTTGAATCTAGATGATGCAAAATTCCCAACCTTTGGACATGCAAACTCTCCTGTGGAAATATGGAAGATTTTTTACGACTTTTACGAGAATTTCGAAACAAAAGTTAATTTCCATTGGCTATGGAAACATGATTTATCTGAGGCTACAACAGTTCCAGCCTGGAAGAAAATTGAGAGATCCAATCGACCCGTGGTGGACAGAGCACGAAAAGAAAGGAATGAGCATGTCAAAAGCCTCGTGGCATTTGTCAAATCCAAGGATAAACGAACCAACACACCCATTAACTTGAAAAAACAACTACGGAGAGGTTCACTACTAAAGGCTTTAAAATAGACAGatacaggggtgtctgcagggtgCGGGATGAATGGGCTGTAACCCCCGCCccaaattaaggactttttgcttcttactagaaaaaatgagtgttttttttttcattcgggcaaattatgcagcagagcaaaaattaaatatttgaatttttttcgaaaaaattaatttttctatgaatagctatggaatttttgaaatttttctcaaaaaatttaatatttgaaaaacatattcaaaaaatgtattagttgaatttttttttacaaaatatttgatttttcaatttttttttctccaaaaatgtggataaatatggattttggaaacttttttccaagaaataaaatacttgaaatttaatttttgaaatgttttcctaaaaaaattaattttcaatgaatagctataacttattgaaatttttattcaaataatttttgaaatgttttcctaaaaaaattaattttcaatgaatagctataacttattgaaatttttattcaaataatttttaaaatttgaaatttaattttttcaatttattttccaaaaatttatagttgaattttttttccaaaaaatttaattttgaattttttttccaaaaatgtaactACTATGAATAGATATgaattttgtaaacttttttccaagaaatgtaatttttgaaatttattttccgaaaaatttaatcacAACAACCAAacccttcaaaatataattctgcgtACGCCCCTGAGACATATATgaatgattttctttattttctctctccatcttttaaatatgcataatgaattgagtttaaaatatttgtaaaaaataaaaatgatagataataaaaaatatcccccCACCCCCATTAAGATGCATAAAGCAGTCAGACATACCCTATTAAATGATGTAGACCAGGGGGCAGCAACCTATGGCACGTGTGTCACTGCTGGCCTGCAGAGGCATATTCTCTGGCACGcacaaattagaacatattcccgtAGTTTGTGTGCCcaattatcattattgttgataattgGGCACACTCATTAAtaagaaatgttgaagttggtaCTCCATGTGTCAAAGGTTACCTTCCCCTGGTGTAGACAGAAGGGACAATAAAGAAGCTACAACATACCTGTAAGATGGGTCATAAAAACAGTCTGAAATAAAGGTATctaagtaattagttattctTACATCAAAGCATTTAAAGTTTGactctcaattattttttttgtataaatatcattatatcatttttttttttaaatagaacagagttaatttaaattaacaaaagtttATGTAAATTCAGTCAAAAATaggtcaattaattatatttgtctataatagatttgtatataattgtccgacacatcattttttaattatttattttatagcctatataagtactattgagtcatttgttTATAGAggctataaatatagatttaatttttagcTATAAGTAGTTATTAactatatgtagtaaataattgttctatgtataaaagaaaatatttggaatataagatatttaactagatgaacaagaaatgaaatggatccaaatctatctattgctaatagattcataagttttgaaaaataatttatgaactcGTAACTGAGAACCAACGGTATAAACATCCTCTTACTGCAACGTTCCACTTATCTCTGAGGatattgactattcacaagtctAATTAATGAACTAGCACGGCTAGTGGCTATCCTCTgcccaacataataatttagacctTAGAAGTGTTcaggaattgtgattgtatggGCAATGAAgtacgtttgaaatttgtgaagtaaacttataaattagttaatttaataagtttcaaaaaataacagtatttctataatttataaccatttagaacaACACTTTATGAACACTCAATGCAAGCCTTagattatatataagttttatttacataaattataatagtttttgtagCCGGGGTCTGTACAAATTTTCCGAATCCTCACTCGGACTCGGCAAAAAATGGCATCGACTCTGAAACCCTGGTTAAGAccttaataaaataggatctGAATTAATGTTCCTTTCTTACTGATTCCGAACAATGAATAACCCAACGTTATTACTAAAAGACTATGATTATTGTTATAATCAAAAGAGACTCGTCGTTACATATATTGTACCTTGCAACCTCTCATacaaaaagaagttaaaaaaatagacctGAAATCCTTTGATAGTAAGGAAAAATTCtaccaactatggaattattactCAATAATGGTTGATAATTGATTACATCTTAATAAGAAACAGGTTATAGcaagctttcatcatttgaggTTTGGACTATCGACACCGtcatataattactttaataaataggtctattattatatatatatgtacagggtgcagttttataattaagaattttcgagaCTAGGACATAAAcctttatatttcttaaattagttgagatatttacaaatccatttatatacaaatgtaaggACCCTCCATGAActtaatcattcaatccaaccacCCTCAGCCTCAATCACGGCCTCCAACATGGTGCGGAACCTGATGAAGGCCTTGATCAGGCgatctttattaataatgttcACATCCTCAATAATGGAGGCTCTCAGAGAAGCACAATTTTTCTCAACACGCTTGTTGGACTCCCTCCAAGACGTCTCACACGAAATATTCCAAAGGATTGTAATCCGAGGAACTAGGCGCCACATTTCCTTAGACCAGAACATTGTCCAAAAACCAATTTTGTAGGCAGGTCGATCTCTCTTCTTCCTTGCTGGTATTCCCATACCTCCTGACATGAGGTCTGAGGAGGACAAATGGAGAAAGTCGATGATCTCTTTGGGTGCAGGGCTTGCACGGAGGGCGACAATGATCGCTGCACGACGGTCGTACTCGGAGGACATTTTCAACGCTTCGAATATATAACTCATACAAAATTGTCTGCTGAATCTGATAAACTGGTTTTTAAAGCCTTACGACTAAGGGTTCCCAAGAACAACCgatctaaaaaaattcttaatagtaaaaccgcaccctgtatataccaAGCTaaatagaaatgcaaggttagGCCATCATGGAATCaggcttactagaattttcaatttgatgtaccttaccaactgctaggcaagacagacagattttgaagCCATAGAGAATAACATTAGTACTCTAACAATTACAGTCTTGGAGGAAAAGATAAGGATACTCTTAGTAACAATTATTATCTAggtcacttttttattttgggcAAACAGGGATAtagaaagagacagagggaCGAGAGGGGAATGGGGCAAACACAGCCTCTGAATCACCTTGGGGGCCAAAAAATATCCTAGGAACAGATTTGGTTATTTGGTTAAAtatttatggttattttatacgtctttTATCTGTTCGTatattttggattccatgtttGATAACACCAAAACACCTAGTGAGGCTAAGTCCGGAGTCCAGATTTTTGGGGGTATAGGAGgttaagttataaatcaaaaaataactgcCTTATTAAAAACcaactatacgaataaagacgttttctaaatttattcaaaatcaaaaaaagtcatggaaaaaaaaaaaaaaaaaaaaatcggccaaAATTGTAGTTTTGTTTATCTTctagtgtaaaaaaattaattgccaATAGattattggattcgtagataaaataaagtttgtaaaaattggtctggagattcgtttgcatataatttTGACTCATAAAAATGGGTTtcaactgaaatatctgtcattttccgaataatttttcatttttttcaacgaagttcaattttaaatttttaaaaagaaatgccacaaagcgatgcattttgtacataaaattttaaacctttagatttgatagtattttcaatttccagaacatttaatttaataatttttgcaatatttacaaaaatgtagcAGTTATCGaggattattttttcgacaacattattatcctgaacttttttggttttgcatgtacggtatttttttagtagttatGTGTTCCACTTTACAAGGTggaaaattaatacaaaacaaattttggtGATTTTCTTCCAGAGTTTCgatttatgcaattttttatatgaagtttataacacaattttttttaaattaataacaatgaatttcatataatatacaggtgCTACCTAACGCTCGCCTAAGCGCAAGGGATCTAAATAATAAGAGAATTAGAATATatcattgtcaatgtgatttcccgcttcCTCCTTGGCCCGAACAACGCCGGGTTACCAATTACGTGTATTAGATATAACGTAAATTTTGTGATTAGCTATCTTATGATCTTCAACAGATAGGACTGGTCAGGGATCCGAAACCAAGGTACCCAGATACGATATAGGAATATTTGTATTATCTGAAATGATGCAACACCCGAACTGGCTTTGAGTACCCGAACTTTTACAGATCTTTCAAAAATCGGAGGGATTACTGGATATTAAATAGTAGATAAAATTGCTTAAtcgtagttttaaaaaaagaaaagattatatcaaggttaatatatcagtaaattcattccctgtaaaattcattcCTGGAAATTTCATTCcaactttgaagagggatatttagtgacgtcatatgtttatgtttctaaattaAGTAGTAGTTTTGGTGTAGGGCTGTAGAGGGAAGTCTAGGCAGTCGTCACTGGAGATGAAATAGTTAATCCAggcattattttcttcaatttaaacaCCATATAAATACCATAAATCATTCAAGCCCGTTTCCCATCCATCactaatcatttaatttatagagTATAATTCCAATAGTTTCTTGAGGTTGGATTTGTCATATTTAGAGATCCCGGCTATAAATCTgcaggtattttaaaatttgcgactccaaatcatagataaatatatctacTTTCTGTGTTCCAAACCGACTCCGTGAGTAAATAACTCATCAGCCCTAATGATTAATTCAGGGGAATTTGATGTACAAAAATGGAATAGTTCCTTAAAATACCATGTGATGTTGAGAAAAAATGTCAACTACGCGAAATATTATAATCTGAGGattgtacaaaattcatatgagtttaccaagTATAagttatcatcaaaaatgatatgcatataagtcaatattttgaaactttccattACAAATATGGGATGAATACTATTTGAGAAGATTTGGGATGATTCTATTTGACTTTTGTAatgttaaaatacatatattaaaaattagatataattaacctatttattttggatatggaTGACTCTAATTCACCATATTTAAGGAGTTATCCAGAAATCCCTTCccagatatttattataacatactcgttcaatataaattataatcgaTCCCTAAATTCATCGTATACATAACCTACAAGAAGTCAATGTTTTGGCAATTTTTGTGATGCgattaaggaaattagattagaaaatattcgaaatatttatagtattttatatcaatatgaaaCAATCAGgctaagtatatattttaattgaaaaatgtttatattttagtatgaaAGTTTCGATGATTAATAGAACTCATTATTACTTTGAAATGTCGCAAGTCCTAAAGgaataaagattatatttaagCTTAAATCTCAAAAGATATACCAAATGAAATGAATTAGTAGCTCACAGATTGGAAATCAAATTCGAGCAAATTGATGTTTAATAGTGGCCTCTCCCTCGTGCATTTAGAATTattcattaatctatattaattaagccAAGTTTGTCGTTTGTCAATTGGTCTGA
The genomic region above belongs to Lepeophtheirus salmonis chromosome 8, UVic_Lsal_1.4, whole genome shotgun sequence and contains:
- the LOC121123501 gene encoding dnaJ homolog subfamily C member 21, which codes for MESKGAQKSEKEESSLEQVENGLTAIHLALNSLPITKLESGGGCLSRRSSNNSSISSPGRRNSGEINLLEPLLFTTEIHHESDEDFCDYYRKIFDRIAYEELAYSDDGTPRRRNSLIPFLDDAIWSCDLNLDDAKFPTFGHANSPVEIWKIFYDFYENFETKVNFHWLWKHDLSEATTVPAWKKIERSNRPVVDRARKERNEHVKSLVAFVKSKDKRTNTPINLKKQLRRGSLLKALK